A single genomic interval of Daucus carota subsp. sativus chromosome 1, DH1 v3.0, whole genome shotgun sequence harbors:
- the LOC108205467 gene encoding aldehyde dehydrogenase 22A1 codes for MAFWWPLIVIALACLLCKLLFMFIPSNVPSIDVDASDVLDEGNQTKENSFIYIPSRRQTDKVQCYEPATMKYLGYFPALKADEVKERVSQSRKAQKIWAKSSFKQRRQFLRILLKYIIEHQELICEVSSRDTGKTLVDASLGEIMTTCEKITWLLAEGERWLRPEYRSSGRSMFHKTSKVEFHPLGVVGAIVSWNYPFHNIFNPMLAAVFSGNSIVIKVSEHASWSGCFYVRIIQTALAAVGAPENLVEVITGFAETGEALVSSVDKIIFVGSPGVGKMIMRTASETLIPVTLELGGKDPFIVCEDVDVPHVAQIAVRAVLQSSGQNCAGAERFYVHKDVYSSFIAEVVKIVKSVRAGPPLAGKYDMGAICMQEHSERLQSLVNDAIDKGAEVVCRGTVGNIGEGAVDQYFPPTVIVNVNHKMKLMQEEAFGPIMPIMKFSTDEEVVRLANDSRYGLGCAVFSGSKHRAKQIGSQLECGVVAINDFASNYMCQSLPFGGVKDSGFGRFAGIEGLRACCLVKSVVEDRWWPLIKTKIPKPIQYPVAANGFEFQESLVEALYGLDVWDRLRAVVKVLKILTDQNQPSPSNKKRRND; via the exons ATACCTTCTAGACGGCAAACTGATAAAGTTCAGTGCTATGAACCTGCAACAATGAAGTACCTTGGTTACTTCCCTGCACTGAAAGCTGACGAG GTCAAGGAGAGGGTATCTCAATCTAGGAAGGCGCAGAAGATATGGGCAAAGAGTTCGTTTAAGCAAAGACGTCAGTTTCTTCGGATACTTTTGAAGTATATTATTGAACATCAAGAGCTTATATGCGA AGTCTCTTCACGTGATACTGGAAAGACACTGGTAGATGCTTCTTTGGGAGAGATAATGACAACATGTGAAAAGATTACTTGGCTACTTGCAGAGGGTGAGCGATGGCTAAGGCCTGAATACCG ATCTTCGGGAAGATCCATGTTCCATAAGACATCCAAGGTTGAATTTCATCCCCTGGGTGTTGTTGGCGCTATTGTATCATGGAACTACCCAttccataatatatttaatcCAATGCTAGCTGCTGTCTTTTCTGGGAATAGCATTGTTATCAAG GTTTCAGAGCATGCTAGTTGGTCCGGGTGTTTCTATGTGCGCATTATTCAAACAGCTCTTGCAGCTGTAGGAGCCCCTGAGAATCTGGTTGAAGTGATAACTGG CTTTGCTGAGACTGGAGAAGCACTTGTGTCCTCTGTtgacaaaattatatttgttgggTCCCCTGGAGTGGGTAAAATG ATAATGAGAACTGCTTCAGAGACGCTGATTCCGGTCACACTTGAGCTTGGTGGAAAAGATCCATTTATTGTGTGTGAAGATGTGGATGTGCCACAT GTTGCGCAAATTGCTGTTAGAGCTGTTCTCCAGTCTAGTGGCCAAAACTGTGCTGGAGCAGAAAGATTTTATGTTCACAAGGACGTTTATTCTTCCTTTATTGCGGAAGTAGTTAAGATCGTAAAATCTGTTAGAGCT GGCCCTCCACTAGCTGGAAAGTATGACATGGGAGCCATATGTATGCAAGAGCATTCTGAAAGGCTTCAAAGTCTTGTGAATGACGCCATAGACAAAGGAGCTGAGGTTGTTTGTCGCGGAACTGTTGGCAATATAGGTGAAGGAGCTGTTGATCAGTACTTTCCTCCTACTGTCATTGTGAATGTAAACCATAAAATGAAGCTGATGCAGGAAGAG GCCTTTGGACCAATTATGCCAATAATGAAATTCAGCACCGATGAAGAAGTTGTCAGGCTCGCAAATGACTCAAGATATGGCCTTGGCTGTGCTGTCTTCTCTGGCAGCAAGCACCGTGCAAAGCAAATAGGTTCACAGCTGGAATGTGGGGTTGTTGCGATCAATGATTTCGCTTCAAATTACATGTGTCAG TCTCTGCCATTTGGTGGTGTTAAAGATAGTGGATTTGGGAGGTTTGCTGGTATTGAAGGGCTCAGAGCCTGCTGTCTTGTGAAATCAGTTGTGGAAGATAGATGGTGGCCACTGATCAAAACAAAGATACCTAAGCCTATTCAG TATCCTGTTGCAGCAAATGGTTTTGAGTTTCAAGAGTCACTTGTTGAAGCTTTGTACGGTTTGGATGTTTGGGATCGTCTACGTGCAGTGGTAAAGGTATTGAAGATCTTAACTGATCAAAATCAGCCGTCACCTTCcaacaaaaagagaagaaatgacTGA
- the LOC108212448 gene encoding uncharacterized protein LOC108212448 isoform X2 gives MKKPHFNPQLHTIADAEISAMEIDPTEQENVQEEEADPFLKFIDYAKSVLSPDYDIEQTEEQSNVPGWSWIVSRILKICIAYSSGVTTAILLSDLSQAWSEQNRSGAQKKRPECINQLAKMHKRVKLPNTVTIDAIYEKNFLSLSSVIEAVIVDAFVLPGTNIYILTLGDFWSSNTIDLYLHRRYYSLADPNCGILKKGREIFLTGCYLRTSTAGSVHSRLLPTEYIVTLLNEDLDDDAMLIGAQFCSDSFSSISLDAFNKGVSYSLYARIESIGSLEIQDSIQRKQIILVDDDGIRLKFLLWGDQVLLANCLSVGSMLALDRPFIASLESFNEFSLEYGSETQLYMVPLLHHEEQVSVALTQSRYQGSKLLKASEASQGPQFSQVTLPCNSLGSIDFSNYPFRPLVTDLRDKMTGISLYGTITDIKREQSSSQTIFSMRVKETTGSIWAKLHFVSSWSFGRLGLGHTVYISGLTCTKKKNNRLEVLWFEDSTGSLFVNLSCLPALLNSYCLQKLSRLSELSDAMCSTYICQIWLEQIPFVTTRYSHVLCGHYVNKTSSGAYECNFCCCSCDSEVARAFHLKVNVADESANISAWCTGHAATELLQISPDEFDELPEEEQYMYPMSIQHEHERFTVALVNCKRQSNVSDDTLAQETDSMNWEITRALKCE, from the exons ATGAAAAAGCCTCACTTCAATCCCCAACTTCACACAATCGCTGACGCCGAAATTTCCGCCATGGAAATAGATCCAACAGAACAAGAAAACGTTCAAGAAGAAGAAGCAGACCCGTTTCTCAAGTTCATCGATTACGCAAAATCTGTTCTATCTCCTGATTACGATATCGAACAAACCGAAGAACAATCTAACGTTCCTGGTTGGAGCTGGATCGTATCTCGCATTCTTAAAATATGTATTGCTTATTCTAGTGGCGTTACCACTGCTATTCTTCTCTCTGATCTCTCTCAG GCTTGGAGTGAGCAGAATAGGAGTGGCGCTCAGAAGAAGCGTCCTGAATGTATTAATCAGCTTGCGAAGATGCACAAGAGAGTGAAACTTCCTAACACGGTTACAATTGATGCTATATACGAGAAGAATTTCTTGTCATTGAGTAGTGTTATCGAGGCTGTTATTGTTGATGCTTTTGTTCTTCCAG gGACTAACATATACATTCTTACTTTGGGGGATTTCTGGAGCTCTAATACCATTGATCTATACTTACATCGCAG ATATTACAGTTTGGCAGATCCTAATTGTGGCATTTTGAAGAAAGGAAGAGAGATCTTCCTAACAGGATGTTATCTTCGAACCTCCACTGCCGGATCTGTTCATTCACGTCTATTACCAACTGAATATATTGTAACATTACTTAATGAG GACCTTGATGATGATGCAATGCTTATAGGAGCACAGTTTTGTTCAGATTCGTTCTCTTCCATTTCGCTTGATGCCTTTAATAAAGGTGTATCCTATTCATTATATGCAAG GATTGAGTCTATTGGTTCTCTAGAAATCCAGGACAGTATACAGAGGAAACAAATCATTCTTGTTGACGATGATGGTATCAGGTTGAAATTTCTGTTGTGGGGTGACCAGGTTCTACTAGCCAATTGTTTAAG TGTAGGAAGTATGCTTGCTCTGGATAGACCCTTTATTGCAAGCCTGGAATCATTTAATGAGTTTTCTCTTGAATATGGTAGTGAAACACAACTTTATATGGTGCCTTTACTGCACCATGAAGAACAG GTTTCTGTGGCACTGACACAAAGTCGATATCAAGGATCAAAATTGTTGAAAGCATCAGAAGCAAGCCAGGGTCCTCAATTTTCTCAAGTGACCTTGCCATGTAATTCTCTAGGTTCCATTGACTTCAGTAACTATCCTTTTCGA CCACTTGTGACCGACCTCCGTGACAAGATGACAGGAATCAGCCTCTACGGTACAATTACAGACATAAAAAGAGAACAAAGTTCTTCACAGACCATTTTTTCTATGAGGGTGAAAGAGACTACTGGATCTATTTGGGCAAAACTACATTTTGTTAGTTCTTG GTCGTTTGGAAGATTAGGCCTTGGTCACACCGTGTATATTTCCGGCTTGACTTGCaccaagaaaaaaaataatcg ACTTGAAGTTTTATGGTTCGAGGACTCTACTGGATCCTTGTTTGTCAATCTTAGTTGTTTGCCAGCACTGCTAAATTCATATTGTCTCCAAAAGTTATCACGCCTTTCTGAACTATCAGATGCAATGTGCAGTACATAT ATATGTCAGATTTGGCTGGAACAGATTCCTTTTGTAACCACGAGATACTCGCACGTCCTTTGCGGTCATTATGTAAACAAGACATCCAGTGGGGCTTATGAATGCAACTTCTGTTGTTGTAGTTGTGATTCTGAAGTAGCGCGTGCTTTCCACCTTAAGGTAAATGTGGCAGATGAAAGTGCTAACATTTCTGCATGGTGTACGGGCCATGCTGCTACTGAATTACTGCAGATATCACCAGATGAATTTGATGAGCTACCTGAG GAAGAACAATATATGTATCCTATGTCTATCCAGCATGAACATGAGAGGTTCACAGTTGCTTTAGTCAACTGTAAAAGGCAGAGTAATGTATCTGATGACACTTTAGCGCAGGAGACTGACTCCATGAATTGGGAAATAACTAGAGCACTAAAGTGCGAGTGA
- the LOC108212448 gene encoding uncharacterized protein LOC108212448 isoform X3 has translation MKKPHFNPQLHTIADAEISAMEIDPTEQENVQEEEADPFLKFIDYAKSVLSPDYDIEQTEEQSNVPGWSWIVSRILKICIAYSSGVTTAILLSDLSQAWSEQNRSGAQKKRPECINQLAKMHKRVKLPNTVTIDAIYEKNFLSLSSVIEAVIVDAFVLPGTNIYILTLGDFWSSNTIDLYLHRRYYSLADPNCGILKKGREIFLTGCYLRTSTAGSVHSRLLPTEYIVTLLNEDLDDDAMLIGAQFCSDSFSSISLDAFNKGVSYSLYARIESIGSLEIQDSIQRKQIILVDDDGIRLKFLLWGDQVLLANCLSVGSMLALDRPFIASLESFNEFSLEYGSETQLYMVPLLHHEEQVSVALTQSRYQGSKLLKASEASQGPQFSQVTLPCNSLGSIDFSNYPFRPLVTDLRDKMTGISLYGTITDIKREQSSSQTIFSMRVKETTGSIWAKLHFVSSWSFGRLGLGHTVYISGLTCTKKKNNRRLEVLWFEDSTGSLFVNLSCLPALLNSYCLQKLSRLSELSDAMCSTYIWLEQIPFVTTRYSHVLCGHYVNKTSSGAYECNFCCCSCDSEVARAFHLKVNVADESANISAWCTGHAATELLQISPDEFDELPEEEQYMYPMSIQHEHERFTVALVNCKRQSNVSDDTLAQETDSMNWEITRALKCE, from the exons ATGAAAAAGCCTCACTTCAATCCCCAACTTCACACAATCGCTGACGCCGAAATTTCCGCCATGGAAATAGATCCAACAGAACAAGAAAACGTTCAAGAAGAAGAAGCAGACCCGTTTCTCAAGTTCATCGATTACGCAAAATCTGTTCTATCTCCTGATTACGATATCGAACAAACCGAAGAACAATCTAACGTTCCTGGTTGGAGCTGGATCGTATCTCGCATTCTTAAAATATGTATTGCTTATTCTAGTGGCGTTACCACTGCTATTCTTCTCTCTGATCTCTCTCAG GCTTGGAGTGAGCAGAATAGGAGTGGCGCTCAGAAGAAGCGTCCTGAATGTATTAATCAGCTTGCGAAGATGCACAAGAGAGTGAAACTTCCTAACACGGTTACAATTGATGCTATATACGAGAAGAATTTCTTGTCATTGAGTAGTGTTATCGAGGCTGTTATTGTTGATGCTTTTGTTCTTCCAG gGACTAACATATACATTCTTACTTTGGGGGATTTCTGGAGCTCTAATACCATTGATCTATACTTACATCGCAG ATATTACAGTTTGGCAGATCCTAATTGTGGCATTTTGAAGAAAGGAAGAGAGATCTTCCTAACAGGATGTTATCTTCGAACCTCCACTGCCGGATCTGTTCATTCACGTCTATTACCAACTGAATATATTGTAACATTACTTAATGAG GACCTTGATGATGATGCAATGCTTATAGGAGCACAGTTTTGTTCAGATTCGTTCTCTTCCATTTCGCTTGATGCCTTTAATAAAGGTGTATCCTATTCATTATATGCAAG GATTGAGTCTATTGGTTCTCTAGAAATCCAGGACAGTATACAGAGGAAACAAATCATTCTTGTTGACGATGATGGTATCAGGTTGAAATTTCTGTTGTGGGGTGACCAGGTTCTACTAGCCAATTGTTTAAG TGTAGGAAGTATGCTTGCTCTGGATAGACCCTTTATTGCAAGCCTGGAATCATTTAATGAGTTTTCTCTTGAATATGGTAGTGAAACACAACTTTATATGGTGCCTTTACTGCACCATGAAGAACAG GTTTCTGTGGCACTGACACAAAGTCGATATCAAGGATCAAAATTGTTGAAAGCATCAGAAGCAAGCCAGGGTCCTCAATTTTCTCAAGTGACCTTGCCATGTAATTCTCTAGGTTCCATTGACTTCAGTAACTATCCTTTTCGA CCACTTGTGACCGACCTCCGTGACAAGATGACAGGAATCAGCCTCTACGGTACAATTACAGACATAAAAAGAGAACAAAGTTCTTCACAGACCATTTTTTCTATGAGGGTGAAAGAGACTACTGGATCTATTTGGGCAAAACTACATTTTGTTAGTTCTTG GTCGTTTGGAAGATTAGGCCTTGGTCACACCGTGTATATTTCCGGCTTGACTTGCaccaagaaaaaaaataatcg CAGACTTGAAGTTTTATGGTTCGAGGACTCTACTGGATCCTTGTTTGTCAATCTTAGTTGTTTGCCAGCACTGCTAAATTCATATTGTCTCCAAAAGTTATCACGCCTTTCTGAACTATCAGATGCAATGTGCAGTACATAT ATTTGGCTGGAACAGATTCCTTTTGTAACCACGAGATACTCGCACGTCCTTTGCGGTCATTATGTAAACAAGACATCCAGTGGGGCTTATGAATGCAACTTCTGTTGTTGTAGTTGTGATTCTGAAGTAGCGCGTGCTTTCCACCTTAAGGTAAATGTGGCAGATGAAAGTGCTAACATTTCTGCATGGTGTACGGGCCATGCTGCTACTGAATTACTGCAGATATCACCAGATGAATTTGATGAGCTACCTGAG GAAGAACAATATATGTATCCTATGTCTATCCAGCATGAACATGAGAGGTTCACAGTTGCTTTAGTCAACTGTAAAAGGCAGAGTAATGTATCTGATGACACTTTAGCGCAGGAGACTGACTCCATGAATTGGGAAATAACTAGAGCACTAAAGTGCGAGTGA
- the LOC108212448 gene encoding uncharacterized protein LOC108212448 isoform X1 encodes MKKPHFNPQLHTIADAEISAMEIDPTEQENVQEEEADPFLKFIDYAKSVLSPDYDIEQTEEQSNVPGWSWIVSRILKICIAYSSGVTTAILLSDLSQAWSEQNRSGAQKKRPECINQLAKMHKRVKLPNTVTIDAIYEKNFLSLSSVIEAVIVDAFVLPGTNIYILTLGDFWSSNTIDLYLHRRYYSLADPNCGILKKGREIFLTGCYLRTSTAGSVHSRLLPTEYIVTLLNEDLDDDAMLIGAQFCSDSFSSISLDAFNKGVSYSLYARIESIGSLEIQDSIQRKQIILVDDDGIRLKFLLWGDQVLLANCLSVGSMLALDRPFIASLESFNEFSLEYGSETQLYMVPLLHHEEQVSVALTQSRYQGSKLLKASEASQGPQFSQVTLPCNSLGSIDFSNYPFRPLVTDLRDKMTGISLYGTITDIKREQSSSQTIFSMRVKETTGSIWAKLHFVSSWSFGRLGLGHTVYISGLTCTKKKNNRRLEVLWFEDSTGSLFVNLSCLPALLNSYCLQKLSRLSELSDAMCSTYICQIWLEQIPFVTTRYSHVLCGHYVNKTSSGAYECNFCCCSCDSEVARAFHLKVNVADESANISAWCTGHAATELLQISPDEFDELPEEEQYMYPMSIQHEHERFTVALVNCKRQSNVSDDTLAQETDSMNWEITRALKCE; translated from the exons ATGAAAAAGCCTCACTTCAATCCCCAACTTCACACAATCGCTGACGCCGAAATTTCCGCCATGGAAATAGATCCAACAGAACAAGAAAACGTTCAAGAAGAAGAAGCAGACCCGTTTCTCAAGTTCATCGATTACGCAAAATCTGTTCTATCTCCTGATTACGATATCGAACAAACCGAAGAACAATCTAACGTTCCTGGTTGGAGCTGGATCGTATCTCGCATTCTTAAAATATGTATTGCTTATTCTAGTGGCGTTACCACTGCTATTCTTCTCTCTGATCTCTCTCAG GCTTGGAGTGAGCAGAATAGGAGTGGCGCTCAGAAGAAGCGTCCTGAATGTATTAATCAGCTTGCGAAGATGCACAAGAGAGTGAAACTTCCTAACACGGTTACAATTGATGCTATATACGAGAAGAATTTCTTGTCATTGAGTAGTGTTATCGAGGCTGTTATTGTTGATGCTTTTGTTCTTCCAG gGACTAACATATACATTCTTACTTTGGGGGATTTCTGGAGCTCTAATACCATTGATCTATACTTACATCGCAG ATATTACAGTTTGGCAGATCCTAATTGTGGCATTTTGAAGAAAGGAAGAGAGATCTTCCTAACAGGATGTTATCTTCGAACCTCCACTGCCGGATCTGTTCATTCACGTCTATTACCAACTGAATATATTGTAACATTACTTAATGAG GACCTTGATGATGATGCAATGCTTATAGGAGCACAGTTTTGTTCAGATTCGTTCTCTTCCATTTCGCTTGATGCCTTTAATAAAGGTGTATCCTATTCATTATATGCAAG GATTGAGTCTATTGGTTCTCTAGAAATCCAGGACAGTATACAGAGGAAACAAATCATTCTTGTTGACGATGATGGTATCAGGTTGAAATTTCTGTTGTGGGGTGACCAGGTTCTACTAGCCAATTGTTTAAG TGTAGGAAGTATGCTTGCTCTGGATAGACCCTTTATTGCAAGCCTGGAATCATTTAATGAGTTTTCTCTTGAATATGGTAGTGAAACACAACTTTATATGGTGCCTTTACTGCACCATGAAGAACAG GTTTCTGTGGCACTGACACAAAGTCGATATCAAGGATCAAAATTGTTGAAAGCATCAGAAGCAAGCCAGGGTCCTCAATTTTCTCAAGTGACCTTGCCATGTAATTCTCTAGGTTCCATTGACTTCAGTAACTATCCTTTTCGA CCACTTGTGACCGACCTCCGTGACAAGATGACAGGAATCAGCCTCTACGGTACAATTACAGACATAAAAAGAGAACAAAGTTCTTCACAGACCATTTTTTCTATGAGGGTGAAAGAGACTACTGGATCTATTTGGGCAAAACTACATTTTGTTAGTTCTTG GTCGTTTGGAAGATTAGGCCTTGGTCACACCGTGTATATTTCCGGCTTGACTTGCaccaagaaaaaaaataatcg CAGACTTGAAGTTTTATGGTTCGAGGACTCTACTGGATCCTTGTTTGTCAATCTTAGTTGTTTGCCAGCACTGCTAAATTCATATTGTCTCCAAAAGTTATCACGCCTTTCTGAACTATCAGATGCAATGTGCAGTACATAT ATATGTCAGATTTGGCTGGAACAGATTCCTTTTGTAACCACGAGATACTCGCACGTCCTTTGCGGTCATTATGTAAACAAGACATCCAGTGGGGCTTATGAATGCAACTTCTGTTGTTGTAGTTGTGATTCTGAAGTAGCGCGTGCTTTCCACCTTAAGGTAAATGTGGCAGATGAAAGTGCTAACATTTCTGCATGGTGTACGGGCCATGCTGCTACTGAATTACTGCAGATATCACCAGATGAATTTGATGAGCTACCTGAG GAAGAACAATATATGTATCCTATGTCTATCCAGCATGAACATGAGAGGTTCACAGTTGCTTTAGTCAACTGTAAAAGGCAGAGTAATGTATCTGATGACACTTTAGCGCAGGAGACTGACTCCATGAATTGGGAAATAACTAGAGCACTAAAGTGCGAGTGA
- the LOC108212448 gene encoding uncharacterized protein LOC108212448 isoform X4 yields the protein MKKPHFNPQLHTIADAEISAMEIDPTEQENVQEEEADPFLKFIDYAKSVLSPDYDIEQTEEQSNVPGWSWIVSRILKICIAYSSGVTTAILLSDLSQAWSEQNRSGAQKKRPECINQLAKMHKRVKLPNTVTIDAIYEKNFLSLSSVIEAVIVDAFVLPGTNIYILTLGDFWSSNTIDLYLHRRYYSLADPNCGILKKGREIFLTGCYLRTSTAGSVHSRLLPTEYIVTLLNEDLDDDAMLIGAQFCSDSFSSISLDAFNKGVSYSLYARIESIGSLEIQDSIQRKQIILVDDDGIRLKFLLWGDQVLLANCLSVGSMLALDRPFIASLESFNEFSLEYGSETQLYMVPLLHHEEQVSVALTQSRYQGSKLLKASEASQGPQFSQVTLPCNSLGSIDFSNYPFRPLVTDLRDKMTGISLYGTITDIKREQSSSQTIFSMRVKETTGSIWAKLHFVSSWSFGRLGLGHTVYISGLTCTKKKNNRRLEVLWFEDSTGSLFVNLSCLPALLNSYCLQKLSRLSELSDAMCSTYRLVLWDGGSICSFTKVHFFCVSHLCAPRALRPQAHACLKLLGFTYVKALCA from the exons ATGAAAAAGCCTCACTTCAATCCCCAACTTCACACAATCGCTGACGCCGAAATTTCCGCCATGGAAATAGATCCAACAGAACAAGAAAACGTTCAAGAAGAAGAAGCAGACCCGTTTCTCAAGTTCATCGATTACGCAAAATCTGTTCTATCTCCTGATTACGATATCGAACAAACCGAAGAACAATCTAACGTTCCTGGTTGGAGCTGGATCGTATCTCGCATTCTTAAAATATGTATTGCTTATTCTAGTGGCGTTACCACTGCTATTCTTCTCTCTGATCTCTCTCAG GCTTGGAGTGAGCAGAATAGGAGTGGCGCTCAGAAGAAGCGTCCTGAATGTATTAATCAGCTTGCGAAGATGCACAAGAGAGTGAAACTTCCTAACACGGTTACAATTGATGCTATATACGAGAAGAATTTCTTGTCATTGAGTAGTGTTATCGAGGCTGTTATTGTTGATGCTTTTGTTCTTCCAG gGACTAACATATACATTCTTACTTTGGGGGATTTCTGGAGCTCTAATACCATTGATCTATACTTACATCGCAG ATATTACAGTTTGGCAGATCCTAATTGTGGCATTTTGAAGAAAGGAAGAGAGATCTTCCTAACAGGATGTTATCTTCGAACCTCCACTGCCGGATCTGTTCATTCACGTCTATTACCAACTGAATATATTGTAACATTACTTAATGAG GACCTTGATGATGATGCAATGCTTATAGGAGCACAGTTTTGTTCAGATTCGTTCTCTTCCATTTCGCTTGATGCCTTTAATAAAGGTGTATCCTATTCATTATATGCAAG GATTGAGTCTATTGGTTCTCTAGAAATCCAGGACAGTATACAGAGGAAACAAATCATTCTTGTTGACGATGATGGTATCAGGTTGAAATTTCTGTTGTGGGGTGACCAGGTTCTACTAGCCAATTGTTTAAG TGTAGGAAGTATGCTTGCTCTGGATAGACCCTTTATTGCAAGCCTGGAATCATTTAATGAGTTTTCTCTTGAATATGGTAGTGAAACACAACTTTATATGGTGCCTTTACTGCACCATGAAGAACAG GTTTCTGTGGCACTGACACAAAGTCGATATCAAGGATCAAAATTGTTGAAAGCATCAGAAGCAAGCCAGGGTCCTCAATTTTCTCAAGTGACCTTGCCATGTAATTCTCTAGGTTCCATTGACTTCAGTAACTATCCTTTTCGA CCACTTGTGACCGACCTCCGTGACAAGATGACAGGAATCAGCCTCTACGGTACAATTACAGACATAAAAAGAGAACAAAGTTCTTCACAGACCATTTTTTCTATGAGGGTGAAAGAGACTACTGGATCTATTTGGGCAAAACTACATTTTGTTAGTTCTTG GTCGTTTGGAAGATTAGGCCTTGGTCACACCGTGTATATTTCCGGCTTGACTTGCaccaagaaaaaaaataatcg CAGACTTGAAGTTTTATGGTTCGAGGACTCTACTGGATCCTTGTTTGTCAATCTTAGTTGTTTGCCAGCACTGCTAAATTCATATTGTCTCCAAAAGTTATCACGCCTTTCTGAACTATCAGATGCAATGTGCAGTACATAT agacttgtattgtgggacggagggagtatttgcaGCTTCACGAAAGTGCACTTTTTCTGTGTTTCACACCTCTGTGCACCTCGTGCTTTGAGACCCCAAGCACATGCTTGTTTAAAGTTGCTGGGCTTTACCTATGTCAAGGCGCTTTGCGCGTAG